A genomic segment from Pseudomonas sessilinigenes encodes:
- a CDS encoding malic enzyme-like NAD(P)-binding protein has protein sequence MSDLKTAALEYHANPRPGKLSVELTKATATARDLALAYSPGVAEPVREIARDPELAYKYTGKGNLVAVISDGTAILGLGNLGPLASKPVMEGKGVLFKRFAGIDVFDIEVDSESPQAFIDTVKRISITFGGINLEDIKAPECFEIERALIEQCDIPVFHDDQHGTAIVTAAGMINALEIAGKTLADAKIVCLGAGAAAISCMKLLVSMGAQIENIFMVDRTGVIHSGRDDLNQYKAVFAHATDKRTLADALKGADVFVGLSGPNLLSAEGLKSMASNPIVFACSNPDPEISPELAHATRDDVIMATGRSDYPNQVNNVLGFPFIFRGALDVRAKRINEEMKIAAAIALKDLAKLPVPQEVCDAYGGQALAFGREYIIPKPMDARLITVISDAVAKAAIETGVATLPYPKNYPLKSVNDVFNG, from the coding sequence ATGTCTGATTTGAAAACTGCCGCTCTCGAATATCATGCCAATCCTCGTCCAGGGAAGCTGAGTGTCGAGCTCACCAAGGCCACTGCTACCGCTCGTGATCTGGCGCTGGCCTACAGCCCCGGCGTAGCCGAACCGGTACGTGAAATCGCTCGCGACCCGGAGCTGGCCTACAAGTACACCGGCAAAGGCAACCTGGTTGCCGTCATTTCCGATGGCACCGCTATTCTGGGCCTGGGCAACCTCGGCCCGCTGGCCTCCAAGCCGGTGATGGAAGGCAAGGGCGTACTGTTCAAGCGTTTCGCTGGCATCGATGTGTTCGACATCGAAGTCGACTCCGAAAGCCCGCAAGCCTTCATCGATACCGTCAAGCGCATCTCCATCACCTTCGGTGGCATCAACCTGGAAGACATCAAGGCGCCTGAGTGCTTCGAGATCGAGCGCGCCCTGATCGAGCAGTGCGACATTCCGGTATTCCACGATGACCAGCACGGTACCGCCATCGTGACCGCGGCCGGGATGATCAATGCCCTGGAAATCGCCGGCAAGACCCTGGCCGATGCCAAGATCGTCTGCCTGGGGGCCGGTGCTGCCGCCATCTCCTGCATGAAGCTGCTGGTGAGCATGGGTGCGCAGATCGAGAACATCTTCATGGTTGACCGTACCGGCGTGATCCACTCCGGTCGTGACGACCTGAACCAGTACAAGGCAGTGTTCGCCCACGCTACCGACAAGCGCACCCTGGCCGACGCCCTGAAGGGTGCCGATGTGTTCGTTGGCCTGTCCGGTCCGAACCTGCTGAGCGCCGAAGGCCTGAAGTCCATGGCGTCGAACCCGATCGTGTTCGCCTGCTCCAACCCTGATCCGGAAATCTCCCCGGAGCTGGCCCATGCCACTCGCGATGACGTGATCATGGCCACTGGCCGTTCGGACTACCCGAACCAGGTGAACAACGTACTGGGCTTCCCGTTCATCTTCCGTGGTGCCCTGGACGTTCGCGCCAAGCGTATCAACGAAGAGATGAAGATCGCGGCGGCCATCGCCCTGAAGGACCTGGCCAAGCTGCCAGTGCCTCAGGAAGTCTGCGATGCCTACGGCGGCCAGGCGCTGGCGTTCGGTCGTGAGTACATCATTCCCAAGCCAATGGATGCCCGCCTGATCACCGTGATCTCCGATGCCGTGGCCAAGGCCGCCATCGAGACTGGCGTGGCCACCCTGCCGTATCCGAAGAACTATCCGCTCAAAAGCGTGAACGACGTGTTCAACGGCTAA
- a CDS encoding penicillin-binding protein 1A: MRLLKFFGWSIVAAFCGLLLALSGAFLYLSPGLPSVEALRTIQLQIPLRVYSSDGKLIAEFGEMRRNPIRFAEIPPNFINALLSAEDDNFANHYGVDPSSLMRAATQLVKSGHIQSGGSTITMQVAKNFFLTSERSFSRKATEILLALQIERQLTKDEILELYVNKIYLGNRAYGIEAAAQVYYGKSIRDVSLAQMAMIAGLPKAPSRFNPLANPARSKERRDWILGRMYKLGKITEAAYTEAVNEPLNASYHVPTPEVSAPYIAEMARAEMVGRYGSDAYTEGFRVTTTVPSDLQEMANTAVHEGLMTYDQRHGYRGPESRLPGKTQAAWANELTKQRTISGLEPAIVTQVEKNGIEVLTRNGQEHVAWESMKWARPFLNTNSMGPSPRQPADVTQVGDLVRVQRQADNSLKFSQIPVAQGALVTLDPQNGAIRALVGGFAFEQSNYNRATQAKRQPGSSFKPFVYSAALDNGYTPASLVNDAPIVFVDEYLDKVWRPKNDNNTFLGPIRMREALYKSRNLVSIRLLQSMGVDRTIDYISKFGFNKQDLPRNLSLALGTATLTPIEIATGWSTFANGGYKITPYIIDKIESRNSELLFSANPPSAPTGDTASSGIAAPENGFTINTATGETPVQPAAQAPVTAERIIDGRTTYILNSMLEDVIKLGTGRRALALGRSDLAGKTGTTNDSKDAWFSGYNADYVTTVWTGFDQPESLGRREYGGTVALPIWMNFMGAALKGKPPHTQPEPEGILSLRVDPVSGRAATPGTPNAYFELFKSEDTPPSVNELGNGMAPGSPLPADEAAPIDLF, translated from the coding sequence ATTCGTCTGCTGAAGTTTTTCGGGTGGTCCATCGTAGCGGCGTTCTGCGGGCTGCTCCTCGCCCTCTCCGGCGCGTTTCTCTATCTTAGTCCTGGCTTGCCGTCGGTAGAGGCCCTGCGAACCATCCAGTTGCAAATCCCCCTGCGGGTGTACAGCAGCGACGGAAAATTGATCGCAGAATTTGGCGAGATGCGACGTAATCCCATACGTTTCGCCGAAATTCCCCCGAACTTCATCAATGCGTTACTAAGTGCTGAAGACGATAACTTCGCCAACCACTACGGCGTCGACCCCAGCAGCCTCATGCGGGCGGCCACTCAACTGGTCAAGAGCGGGCACATCCAGTCCGGCGGCAGCACCATCACCATGCAGGTGGCCAAGAACTTCTTCCTCACCAGCGAGCGCAGCTTCTCGCGCAAGGCGACGGAGATCCTCCTGGCCCTGCAGATCGAGCGCCAGTTGACCAAGGACGAGATCCTCGAGTTGTATGTCAACAAGATCTACCTGGGTAACCGTGCCTACGGGATCGAGGCAGCGGCACAGGTGTACTACGGCAAATCCATCCGCGATGTGAGCCTGGCGCAGATGGCGATGATCGCCGGGCTGCCCAAGGCCCCTTCGCGCTTCAACCCCCTGGCCAACCCGGCGCGTAGCAAGGAGCGTCGCGACTGGATCCTGGGGCGCATGTACAAGCTGGGCAAGATCACCGAGGCGGCCTACACCGAGGCGGTCAACGAACCCCTCAATGCCAGCTATCACGTACCGACTCCGGAAGTGAGCGCACCGTACATCGCCGAGATGGCCCGCGCCGAGATGGTCGGCCGCTATGGCAGCGACGCCTACACCGAAGGTTTCCGGGTGACCACCACGGTTCCCAGCGACCTGCAGGAAATGGCCAATACCGCGGTCCATGAAGGGCTGATGACCTACGACCAGCGCCACGGCTATCGCGGCCCGGAATCGCGCCTGCCCGGCAAGACCCAGGCAGCCTGGGCCAACGAGCTGACCAAACAGCGGACCATCAGCGGGCTGGAGCCGGCGATCGTCACCCAGGTCGAGAAGAATGGCATTGAGGTACTGACCCGCAACGGCCAGGAACATGTGGCCTGGGAAAGCATGAAATGGGCCCGCCCGTTCCTCAACACCAACAGCATGGGCCCCTCGCCTCGCCAACCTGCGGACGTGACCCAGGTCGGCGACCTGGTACGCGTACAGCGCCAGGCAGACAATTCCCTGAAGTTCAGCCAGATCCCGGTCGCCCAGGGCGCCCTGGTGACCCTGGACCCACAGAACGGCGCCATCCGCGCACTGGTCGGCGGCTTCGCCTTCGAGCAGAGCAACTACAACCGCGCGACGCAAGCCAAGCGCCAGCCCGGCTCGAGCTTCAAGCCATTCGTCTACAGTGCCGCCCTGGACAATGGCTACACCCCGGCCAGCCTGGTGAACGACGCCCCGATCGTGTTCGTCGACGAATACCTGGACAAGGTCTGGCGACCGAAGAACGACAACAACACGTTCCTGGGTCCGATTCGCATGCGTGAGGCGCTGTACAAATCACGCAACCTGGTATCGATCCGCCTGCTGCAAAGCATGGGGGTCGACCGCACCATCGATTACATCAGCAAGTTCGGCTTCAACAAGCAGGACCTGCCGCGCAACCTGTCCCTGGCCCTGGGCACAGCGACCCTGACGCCGATCGAGATCGCCACCGGCTGGAGCACCTTTGCCAACGGCGGCTACAAGATCACCCCCTACATCATCGACAAGATCGAAAGCCGTAACAGTGAGCTGTTGTTCAGCGCCAACCCGCCCAGCGCCCCCACTGGCGATACTGCCAGCAGTGGTATCGCTGCGCCGGAGAACGGCTTCACGATCAACACCGCGACCGGCGAAACGCCAGTCCAGCCAGCCGCCCAGGCGCCGGTGACTGCAGAACGGATTATCGATGGGCGCACGACCTACATCCTCAACAGCATGCTCGAGGACGTGATCAAGCTGGGTACCGGCCGCCGCGCGCTGGCCCTGGGCCGCTCGGACCTGGCCGGCAAGACAGGTACGACCAACGACTCCAAGGACGCCTGGTTCTCCGGCTACAACGCCGACTACGTCACCACGGTATGGACCGGCTTCGACCAACCGGAAAGCCTGGGGCGCCGCGAGTATGGCGGCACCGTGGCCCTGCCGATCTGGATGAACTTCATGGGCGCCGCCCTCAAGGGCAAGCCACCCCACACCCAACCCGAGCCGGAAGGCATCCTCAGCCTGCGTGTCGACCCGGTCAGCGGCCGCGCCGCTACCCCGGGGACGCCAAACGCCTACTTCGAGCTGTTCAAGAGCGAAGACACCCCACCCTCGGTCAATGAGCTGGGCAATGGCATGGCCCCTGGCAGCCCACTACCGGCAGACGAGGCCGCTCCGATCGACCTGTTCTAG
- the pilM gene encoding type IV pilus assembly protein PilM: MLGLFRKKSSSLLGIDINATAITVLALSRQGAGYRVEAFAREPLLPGVVQGRQIVDPEALGMALLRAWSGSGSRLRDSVVAVPGEALISKLIEVPAGLSDEELENQIALEASQYIPYALEDVALDFEVQGPVPGNSRRVQVLLVACRNEQVESLEAVLALAGLRARVVDSEPLALERGLALTIARALPQASLALLDLGADISTFSVMRGQRVIYGREQLFGSRQLMEALGRHHGLTLDEALLAQRKGCLPQGCNEDVLQPFGLQVQEQVVLALQQFSASAQQQPLDLLLLAGTASALDGLARAVEQCSGVATAIADPVRNMSVSHRLDSQQLADQAPGLLLACGLALRGLY, translated from the coding sequence GTGCTTGGACTCTTCAGGAAAAAGTCGAGTTCCCTGTTAGGGATCGATATCAATGCGACTGCCATCACGGTTCTAGCCTTGAGTCGCCAGGGGGCAGGTTACCGGGTCGAGGCCTTTGCCCGAGAGCCTCTATTGCCTGGCGTGGTGCAAGGCCGGCAAATCGTTGATCCCGAGGCCTTGGGCATGGCCTTGCTCAGGGCCTGGAGCGGCAGTGGCAGTCGCCTTCGGGACAGCGTAGTGGCGGTGCCGGGGGAGGCGCTGATCAGCAAGCTGATAGAAGTGCCGGCGGGGCTCTCCGACGAAGAGCTGGAGAACCAGATTGCCCTGGAAGCGAGCCAGTACATTCCTTATGCCCTGGAGGACGTTGCGCTCGATTTCGAGGTGCAAGGGCCGGTGCCGGGAAACTCCCGACGGGTTCAGGTGCTGCTGGTGGCTTGTCGCAACGAGCAGGTCGAGTCCCTGGAGGCGGTGCTGGCTCTGGCAGGCCTGCGTGCCCGGGTGGTGGACAGCGAGCCTCTGGCCCTGGAGCGAGGTTTGGCGCTAACGATCGCCAGGGCGTTGCCGCAAGCCTCCCTGGCCTTGCTGGATCTGGGGGCGGACATCAGTACGTTCAGCGTGATGCGTGGGCAACGGGTCATTTATGGCCGAGAGCAGCTGTTTGGCAGCCGCCAGTTGATGGAGGCCCTTGGTCGACACCATGGCCTGACCCTGGACGAGGCATTGCTGGCGCAGCGCAAGGGCTGCTTGCCCCAAGGCTGCAATGAGGACGTGTTGCAACCGTTCGGGTTGCAGGTGCAGGAGCAGGTGGTCCTTGCCCTGCAGCAATTTTCCGCTTCAGCGCAGCAGCAGCCCCTGGACTTGCTGTTGTTGGCTGGTACGGCCAGTGCCCTGGATGGCCTGGCCCGGGCTGTGGAGCAGTGCTCGGGGGTTGCCACGGCGATTGCCGATCCTGTTCGCAATATGTCGGTCAGCCACCGGCTGGACAGCCAGCAACTCGCTGACCAGGCACCGGGTTTGTTGCTTGCCTGCGGCCTAGCCTTGAGAGGGCTGTACTGA
- a CDS encoding PilN domain-containing protein — MARINLLPWREAARELRRRRFLGALAVTVMLGGGVVLLADAYIARAIERLHLRNQYLEQASTLLDQRIADVEALKLQHQQLLERFRVVEELQGSRASGVRVFEQLARSLPEGAYLTEIDQQGESLGISGVARANDRISELLRNLQASDGFAAPALTEVKNVAQMGRQPSNLFRLNVQQVPVMELGP, encoded by the coding sequence ATGGCCCGGATCAACCTCTTGCCCTGGCGCGAGGCTGCCAGGGAGCTGCGGCGTCGGCGTTTTCTCGGGGCTCTGGCCGTGACGGTGATGCTGGGTGGTGGGGTGGTCTTGCTGGCGGATGCCTATATCGCCCGGGCGATCGAGCGATTGCACCTGCGTAATCAATACCTGGAGCAGGCCTCGACCCTGCTGGACCAGCGGATTGCCGATGTCGAGGCGCTCAAACTGCAACACCAGCAGTTGCTTGAGCGCTTCAGGGTTGTCGAGGAGTTGCAGGGCAGTCGTGCCTCTGGCGTGCGGGTCTTCGAGCAGTTGGCCCGCAGCTTGCCCGAAGGTGCTTACCTGACCGAAATCGATCAGCAGGGCGAGAGCCTGGGTATCAGTGGTGTCGCGCGGGCCAATGATCGGATCTCCGAACTGTTGCGCAATCTGCAAGCCAGCGATGGATTTGCCGCACCGGCGCTGACTGAGGTGAAGAATGTCGCGCAGATGGGGCGTCAGCCGAGCAATCTGTTTCGACTGAATGTGCAGCAAGTTCCAGTGATGGAGCTTGGGCCATGA
- a CDS encoding type 4a pilus biogenesis protein PilO yields MNHWLGAIQAGGFDWRTLDLGNPGAWPEALKGVLLILLMCLVLAVGQVFYLGVGQEQWKQMRQEHVRLKARIAGKFRQAGSLDSWREQVALVRENLDRALEQFFQGAEIPGLLEDISRLGQDAGLVFEAISLRPGVPRQFHVQLPIQISVVGGYHELATFAAGLAGLPRMVTLHDLRISPVEGHEPVRLRMNVEARIYRLAKQDSHP; encoded by the coding sequence ATGAATCACTGGCTTGGGGCGATCCAGGCAGGCGGCTTCGATTGGCGAACGTTGGACCTGGGTAACCCCGGCGCTTGGCCCGAAGCGCTCAAGGGGGTACTGCTGATCTTGTTGATGTGCCTGGTCCTGGCGGTGGGCCAGGTTTTCTATCTGGGGGTGGGGCAGGAGCAGTGGAAGCAAATGCGCCAGGAACATGTTCGTCTCAAGGCGCGGATTGCTGGCAAGTTTCGCCAGGCTGGCAGCCTGGATTCTTGGCGAGAGCAGGTGGCGCTTGTACGGGAAAACCTGGATCGGGCACTGGAGCAGTTTTTCCAGGGGGCCGAGATCCCGGGACTGCTGGAGGACATCAGTCGCCTGGGACAGGATGCAGGCCTGGTGTTCGAAGCGATCAGCCTGCGGCCGGGGGTGCCCCGGCAGTTCCATGTCCAGCTGCCAATCCAGATATCCGTGGTGGGCGGTTATCACGAACTGGCGACATTCGCTGCTGGCCTGGCGGGGCTACCGCGTATGGTCACTCTGCATGATCTTCGTATCAGTCCCGTGGAGGGTCATGAACCCGTGCGCCTGCGCATGAATGTCGAGGCGCGGATCTACAGGCTTGCAAAACAGGACTCGCACCCATGA
- a CDS encoding pilus assembly protein PilP, producing the protein MNGGHWLLGGFCLCLWGCEGAAGFADLDAYLDEMRRQAPAAVDSVPPLRSFPVLAYGAGALRDPFQPLSDDLLASQRLIGARRSEPGRVLHPLEQLDIEQLQMVGTLSGVAGNFVLLRGAGVVYRLQVGDYLGRDQGRIIAIGDLQVDVLEVVADGLGGWLERSRTLLLKKHS; encoded by the coding sequence ATGAACGGTGGGCACTGGTTACTGGGTGGATTTTGCCTGTGTCTTTGGGGGTGTGAGGGCGCTGCGGGCTTCGCCGATCTGGATGCTTATCTGGATGAAATGCGTCGACAAGCACCTGCCGCGGTCGATTCTGTTCCACCTCTTCGTTCATTCCCGGTGCTTGCCTATGGCGCGGGTGCATTGCGCGACCCATTCCAGCCGCTATCCGACGACCTGCTCGCCAGCCAACGGCTGATCGGGGCCCGTCGGTCTGAGCCGGGTCGGGTCTTGCATCCGCTTGAACAGCTGGACATCGAGCAGTTGCAGATGGTCGGGACTTTGTCCGGTGTTGCCGGGAACTTCGTCCTGCTGCGCGGTGCGGGAGTCGTTTATCGATTGCAGGTCGGCGATTACCTGGGGCGCGACCAGGGGCGGATCATTGCCATCGGCGACCTGCAGGTGGATGTGCTGGAGGTGGTTGCCGACGGTCTGGGGGGCTGGCTGGAGCGATCACGGACGCTGCTGTTGAAAAAACACTCTTAG
- the aroK gene encoding shikimate kinase AroK translates to MRNLILVGPMGAGKSTIGRLLAKELRLPFKDSDKEIELRTGANIPWIFDKEGEPGFRDREQAMIAELCGNDGVVLATGGGAVMREANRRALFAGGRVVYLHASVEQQVGRTSRDRNRPLLRTADPAKTLRDLLEIRDPLYREIADLVVETDERPPRLVVLDILERLQQLPPR, encoded by the coding sequence GTGCGAAATTTGATACTTGTTGGGCCCATGGGGGCTGGAAAAAGCACCATCGGCCGCTTGCTGGCCAAAGAGCTGCGCCTGCCATTCAAAGATTCCGATAAGGAAATTGAACTGCGCACAGGTGCGAACATCCCGTGGATCTTCGATAAGGAAGGCGAGCCGGGTTTTCGTGACCGTGAGCAGGCGATGATCGCTGAGCTGTGCGGCAATGATGGGGTCGTCCTGGCCACCGGTGGTGGCGCCGTGATGCGCGAAGCCAACCGTCGGGCGCTGTTCGCTGGAGGGCGCGTGGTCTATCTGCATGCCTCGGTGGAGCAACAGGTGGGGCGCACTTCCAGGGACCGCAATCGTCCCCTGCTGCGAACGGCTGATCCGGCCAAGACACTGCGCGACCTGCTGGAAATCCGTGATCCGCTTTATCGGGAAATCGCCGACCTGGTGGTGGAAACCGATGAGCGGCCACCGCGATTGGTGGTGCTGGACATCCTGGAGCGTCTGCAGCAGCTGCCACCCCGTTAA
- the aroB gene encoding 3-dehydroquinate synthase has product MQTLKVDLGERSYPIHIGEGLLDRPELLVPHIAGRQVAIISNETVAPLYLERLTRTLAQFAVISVVLPDGEAYKNWETLQLIFDGLLTARHDRRTTIIALGGGVIGDMAGFAAACYQRGVDFIQIPTTLLSQVDSSVGGKTGINHPLGKNMVGAFYQPNVVLIDTASLKTLPGRELSAGLAEVIKYGLICDEPFLGWLEENVDRLRALDQQALTYAIERSCAAKAAVVGADERESGVRATLNLGHTFGHAIETHMGYGVWLHGEAVAAGTVMALEMSARLGWITSQERDRGIALFQRAGLPVIPPEEMTEADFLEHMAIDKKVIDGRLRLVLLRRMGEAVVTDDYPKEVLQATLGADYRVLAQLKG; this is encoded by the coding sequence ATGCAGACACTTAAGGTCGACCTAGGCGAGCGCAGCTACCCGATTCATATTGGTGAAGGACTGTTGGACCGGCCAGAACTCCTGGTGCCGCATATCGCCGGTCGACAAGTGGCGATCATTTCCAATGAGACCGTCGCGCCCCTCTACCTTGAGCGTTTGACTCGCACCCTGGCGCAGTTCGCAGTGATCTCGGTGGTCTTGCCCGATGGCGAGGCCTACAAGAACTGGGAAACCCTGCAGCTGATATTCGACGGTCTGCTGACCGCCCGCCATGACCGCCGTACCACGATCATCGCCCTGGGGGGCGGGGTAATCGGTGACATGGCCGGCTTCGCCGCTGCCTGCTACCAGCGTGGCGTCGACTTCATCCAGATTCCCACCACCTTGTTGTCCCAGGTGGACTCCTCGGTGGGAGGCAAGACCGGAATCAACCACCCGTTGGGCAAGAACATGGTGGGGGCCTTCTACCAGCCGAACGTGGTGCTGATCGACACCGCCAGCCTCAAGACCCTGCCGGGCCGCGAGTTGTCGGCGGGGTTGGCGGAGGTCATCAAGTACGGCCTGATCTGCGACGAGCCATTCCTGGGTTGGCTGGAAGAGAATGTCGATCGCCTGCGAGCCCTGGACCAGCAAGCCCTGACCTACGCCATCGAGCGCTCCTGCGCAGCCAAGGCCGCCGTGGTCGGGGCTGATGAGCGTGAATCGGGGGTGCGGGCCACCCTCAATCTCGGCCACACCTTCGGCCATGCCATCGAGACCCATATGGGCTATGGCGTGTGGCTGCATGGCGAGGCGGTGGCTGCGGGCACCGTAATGGCCCTGGAAATGTCCGCGCGCCTGGGCTGGATCACCAGCCAGGAGCGTGACCGTGGCATTGCCCTGTTCCAGCGGGCAGGCTTGCCGGTGATTCCGCCCGAGGAGATGACCGAGGCGGATTTTCTCGAGCACATGGCAATTGATAAAAAAGTGATCGACGGTCGTTTGCGTCTGGTATTGCTGCGCCGAATGGGCGAAGCCGTAGTCACCGACGACTATCCGAAAGAGGTTTTACAGGCCACGCTGGGGGCGGACTACCGCGTCCTGGCTCAGCTTAAAGGTTGA
- a CDS encoding AAA family ATPase: MTSLHADEAFLGHYQLSHDPFAPRVPGFKFFPAQRKPVLGQLHHLARYSQLLLVVTGPQGSGKTLLRQALVASTNKQSVQSVVVSARGAGDAAGVLRQVAQALNVAQAEIGAILAQVVQLALTGQEVYLLVDDAEQLDESALEALLALAAGAPEGRPHVFLFGESSLIAVLDQFSTDEERFHVIELQPYTEEETREYLAQRLEGAGQGIELFSADQISDIHESSDGWPGNINQVARDAMIEAMIASRSAVKRPSMGFNMPKKHVLAISAVVVVAVAAAWLMPGRGKAPATGTPANEQAQLPLGQAPNANGGPAVEFAGSSQPMPLPLVGQSQPVMRGPLAEAAGGITEGDDGVPVPGSSAVPPTVTTTAPPAGVPAGPAATPAPRPTPAPAPAPAPTQVAAAKPAPAPKPVEKPVAAKPAPAPKPAEKPLTVAKAATGGSWYAGQAPGNYVVQILGTSSEATAQSFVKEQGGEYRYFKKVLNGKPLYVITYGNFASRDAAVSAIKSLPAKVQAGKPWPRTVASVQQELATAR; this comes from the coding sequence ATGACTAGTTTGCACGCGGACGAGGCGTTCCTCGGCCATTACCAGTTGAGCCACGACCCTTTCGCTCCCCGGGTTCCCGGCTTCAAATTCTTTCCTGCCCAGCGCAAGCCCGTATTGGGGCAATTGCATCACCTGGCTCGCTACAGCCAGTTGCTACTGGTGGTCACGGGGCCCCAGGGTAGCGGCAAGACCTTGCTGCGCCAGGCCTTGGTCGCCAGCACCAACAAGCAATCGGTACAGAGCGTGGTGGTTTCCGCCCGTGGCGCTGGCGATGCCGCTGGTGTATTGCGCCAGGTGGCGCAGGCACTGAATGTGGCCCAGGCCGAGATCGGAGCGATCCTGGCCCAGGTGGTGCAGCTCGCCCTGACGGGGCAGGAAGTCTACCTGCTGGTCGATGATGCCGAGCAACTTGACGAGTCTGCCCTAGAGGCCCTGCTGGCCCTGGCAGCGGGCGCACCTGAAGGGCGTCCCCATGTCTTCCTGTTCGGCGAGTCGTCGCTGATTGCGGTGCTGGACCAGTTCAGTACCGATGAGGAGCGATTCCACGTCATTGAACTGCAGCCCTATACCGAAGAAGAGACCCGGGAATACCTGGCCCAGCGTCTCGAGGGCGCGGGGCAAGGCATCGAACTTTTTTCCGCAGATCAGATCAGTGATATTCACGAAAGCTCCGATGGCTGGCCGGGCAACATCAACCAGGTCGCCAGGGATGCAATGATCGAAGCCATGATCGCCAGCCGCTCTGCGGTAAAGCGTCCAAGTATGGGGTTCAACATGCCTAAGAAACACGTATTGGCCATTTCCGCGGTAGTGGTTGTGGCCGTGGCGGCAGCCTGGCTGATGCCTGGGCGCGGCAAGGCGCCTGCAACCGGCACGCCGGCCAACGAGCAGGCGCAACTGCCGCTGGGGCAGGCGCCCAATGCCAATGGCGGCCCGGCTGTAGAGTTCGCCGGTTCGTCGCAACCGATGCCACTGCCGCTGGTCGGCCAGTCGCAACCGGTGATGCGTGGGCCTCTGGCCGAAGCCGCAGGTGGTATCACCGAAGGCGACGATGGGGTGCCTGTGCCGGGTTCGAGCGCCGTTCCACCAACGGTAACGACGACTGCACCACCGGCTGGCGTACCGGCTGGCCCGGCCGCCACTCCGGCGCCACGTCCTACTCCGGCCCCTGCTCCAGCTCCAGCACCGACCCAGGTGGCCGCCGCCAAGCCAGCCCCAGCGCCCAAGCCTGTGGAGAAGCCTGTGGCCGCCAAGCCTGCTCCGGCGCCCAAGCCCGCTGAGAAGCCGCTGACCGTAGCCAAGGCCGCCACCGGTGGCAGTTGGTACGCCGGCCAGGCACCCGGTAACTATGTGGTGCAGATCCTGGGGACCAGCTCGGAAGCCACCGCGCAGAGTTTCGTCAAGGAACAGGGCGGCGAATACCGCTACTTCAAGAAAGTCCTCAACGGCAAGCCGCTGTATGTGATCACCTACGGCAACTTCGCAAGCCGCGATGCAGCGGTCAGCGCTATCAAATCCTTGCCAGCGAAGGTTCAGGCTGGTAAACCTTGGCCTCGCACTGTCGCCAGCGTTCAACAAGAACTCGCAACAGCCCGCTGA